In Nocardioides luti, the DNA window CGTCGACGCCGCGGGGCAGCATCGAGATCTGGCCGTCGCCGAGCAGGGCCCAGACGGAGTCGGTGACGCGCTCGAGGAAGTACCGGTCGTGGGAGACGACGACCAGAGTGCCGGGCCAGCCGTCGAGGAAGTCCTCGAGGACGTTGAGGGTGTCGATGTCGAGGTCGTTGGTGGGCTCGTCGAGGAGCAGCACGTTCGGCTCGGTCAGCAGGAGCAGCAGCAGCTGGAAGCGGCGGCGCTCGCCACCGGAGAGCTCGCCGATCCTGGTGGTCAGCTTGTCGCCGGTGAAGCCAAAGCGCTCCAGCATCGAGGTCGCGGTGATCTCGCCGTCGCGGGTCTTCACCACGCGGCGGAACGACTCGACCATCGGCAGCACGCGGCCGTCGGGGTCGAGGTCGTCGAGCTGCTGGGTGAGGTGCTTCATCGCGATCGTGCGGCCGTGCTTGACCTTGCCGGCCGACGGCGCGAGGTCGCCGGCGAGCAGGGAGAGCACGGAGGTCTTGCCGGCGCCGTTGACCCCGACCAGTCCGACGCGGTCGCCGGGACCGAGCCGCCAGGTCGCGTGCGTGAGCAGCGACCGCTCGCCACGCTTCAGGTCGACGTCCTCGACGTCGATGACGTCCTTGCCGAGCCGCTGGGTCGCGAACTTCTGAAGCTCCATCCGGTCGCGCGGCGGGGGCACGTCCTCGATGAGCGCGTTGGCGGCCTCGATGCGGAACTTCGGCTTCGCCGTCCGGGCCGGCGCGCCGCGCCGCAGCCAGGCGAGCTCCTTCTTGGCGAGGTTCTGGCGGCGGGCCTCCGAGGCGGAGGCCTGGCGGGAGCGCTCCGCCTTCGCGAGCACGTACGACGCGTAGCCGCCCTCGTAGGCGTCGACGGTCCCGTCGTGGACCTCCCACGTCCACTGGCAGACCTCGTCGAGGAACCAGCGGTCGTGGGTCACGACGACCATCGCGGACGGGCGCTTGCGCAGGTGCTCGGCCAGCCAGGCCACGGCCTCGACGTCGAGGTGGTTGGTGGGCTCGTCGAGCACGATCAGGTCGTGGTCGCCGAGCAGCAGCGCGGCCAGCGAGCAGCGGCGCCGCTCGCCGCCGGAGAGGCCGAGCACCGGGCGGTCCAGCGAGACGCCGGCGAGGAGCACCTCGACGACCTCGCGCATCTTGAAGTCGGCCGCCCACTCGTGGTCGTCGCGCCCGCCGAGCACCGCCTCGCGGACCGAGTGCGTGTCGACGAGCTCGTCGCCCTGGTGGAGGTAGCCGATCTCGACGCCGCCGGTGCGCGAGACGCGACCGGTGTCGGGGGCCTCCAGGCCGGTCATCACCTCGAGCAGGGTGGTCTTGCCGTCGCCGTTGCGCCCGACGATGCCGATCCGCTCCCCCACCGAGATGCCGAGGGAGACGTCGGTGAGCAGCGGACGGATGCCGTAGGACTTCGAGACGCGCTCGAGGTTCAGGAGGTTGGCCATGTCAGACGTACTCCACGACGTGTGCGCCCGCGACGGGGCCGTTGGTGACCAGGATGACCGGGTGGTCGGGGTCGTCGAGCGCGCCCGCGACGCTGCGGGCGTGGTCGGGTGACTCGCAGAGGAAGACGCAGGTCGGGCCCGAGCCGGTGACCATCCCGCGCAGCGCGCCCTCGGACTCGCCGCGCTCGATGAGCGTCTCGAGGTCGGGGCGCAGGTCGAACGCCGCCGCCTGCAGGTCGTTGTGCAGCGCCGCCGCGAGCAGCAGCGGGTCGTGCGCGGCCAGGGCCGCGAGGAGCACGTCGGCGGGCGGCGGGTCCGCCGGGGCGTCCGGGAACAGCCGGTCGAAGTGGCGGTAGACCTCCGGGGTCGACAGCCCGGTCGCCGACGGGACGACGACCCACCACCAGGTGCCCGGGTCGGCGACCGGCTCCACCAGCTCGCCGCGCCCGGTCCCGAGCGCGGTGCCGCCGAGCAGGGCGAACGGCACGTCGCTGCCGAGCTGGGCGGCGAGCCCGAGCAGGTCCTCGTCGGTCGTCTGGGCGGCCCAGAGCCGGTCCAGCGCGACCAGGGCCGCGGCGGCGTCGGCGGAGCCGCCCGCGAGGCCACCGGCCACCGGGATCGCCTTGGTGATCTGGACGTCGCCGAGGCGGGCCAGCCCGTGGTGGGCGGCGAGCAGGTCGGCGGCGCGGTCGACGATGTTGTCGCCGTCGAGGGGGACGTCGGTGGGCTCGATGTAGTCCGCGGCGTCGAGCTCGATGCGCCAGGTGTCGGAGTCGGCGGCCGTGAGGTCGTCGTACAGCCCGACGGCCTGGTAGACGGTCGTCAGCGGGTGGAAGCCGTCCGGGCGCGGGGCACCGACACCCAGGTGCAGGTTGATCTTGGCGGGCGCACGCACGGTGAGGGCGTACGACGGCGGCAGCTGGATCGCGGTCACCGGGCCAGCCCCTCGGCGATCCGCGCGAAGTCGGTGACCTCGAGCGACTCGCCGCGGGTCATCGGGTCGACGCCCGCGTGCTCGAGCGCGGCGGTGGCCGCCTCGGAGGAGCCGGCCAGCTCGCGCAGGGCGCCCCGCAGGGCCTTGCGGCGCTGGGCGAAGGCGGCGTCGATCACGGTGAAGACCTCTTGTCGGGTGGCGGTGGTGGCGGGGGGCTCGCGGCGGGTCCAGGCGACCAGCCCCGAGTCGACGTTCGGTGCGGGCCAGAAGACGTTGCGGCCGACCGAGCCGGCCCGGCGCACGTCGGCGAACCACGCGGCCTTGACCGACGGGACGCCGTACACCTTGGACCCGGGGCCGGCGGCGAGCCGGTCGGCGACCTCGGCCTGGACCATGACGAGGCCGCGCTCGAGCGAGGGCAGCAGCGTCAGCATGTGGATCAGGACGGGCACCGAGACGTTGTAGGGCAGGTTCGCGACCAGGGCCGTCGGGGCGGGCCCGGGGACGGCGTCGATGCGCATCGCGTCGCCGAGGACGACCTCGAAGCGGTTGACGTGCTCGGGGGCGTACGACGCGATGGTGTCGGGCAGCAGGCCCGCGAGCTTCGGGTCGATCTCCACGGCGACCACGCGGCCGGCGACCTCGAGCAGCGCCAGCGTGAGCGACCCCAGCCCGGGGCCGACCTCGATGACGACGTCGTCGGCCGTCACGCCGGCCTCGCGGACGATGCGGCGCACGGTGTTGGCGTCGATCACGAAGTTCTGGCCGCGCTGCTTGGTGGGGCGGAGGTCGAGCCCGGCAGCGAGCTGACGCACCTCCGCCGGCCCGAGAAGCCTCGGACCGGCGGAGGAGTCAGACATGACGCCCAGCGTAGGGGGCACGTCGTGGAGCGGGTGGAGCGGTCAGTGCCCGGCCCCGCAGTGCGGCCAGGCGCCGTACCCGCCGGAGGCGGCACGAACCTTCTCCGCGATGCTGATCTGGTACTCGCGGCTGGTCAGGTCGGGTCGGCTCACGCCGCCGTAGGCCCGCCAGGTGCCGAGGTTGAACTGCAGGCCGCCGTAGTAGCCGTTGCCGGTGTTCGCGGCCCAGTTGCCGCCGGACTCGCACGCCGCGATGGCGTCCCAGACCGAGCCGCCGGGCACGTAGTTCGACGTCGGGGCCGGAGCCGCCTTGGTGCCGACCTTGACGAGCTCGTCGACCGGCGCACGCAGGACGTCCTGGGACACGACCTTGCGGACCTTCAGCTCGCCGTTGCGGAAGACGAGGCGGTAGGTCACGTTGCGCAGGCCGGTGGCGCCGGAGCGCACGACCTCGGTGTCGCCCTCGAGCATCGAGGCGTCGTCCTGGTTGACGGTGCCGAAGTCGACCGTCTCGCCCTTGACCTTCTTGGTGACGACCCGGACGTCGGTGAAGACGATCTTGTCGCCGTCGGTGACCTCGGCGCCGCGCGCCGGACGGGTGACGTCGTGCTTGTCGAGCTCGACGCCCATCTCCTGCAGCGCGTCGGACACGGTGAGCGCGGTGACGTTGCGGGTCACCGGCTTCTTGCCGGCCAGCGCGAAGGTCAGCTTCTTGGGGGTCACGATCGAGAGCTGGAGGCCCTCACGGTCGATCGTGCCGCCGCGGCTGGTGGAGAGGTCGGCGCCGGCGAAGCGGCGACCGATCTCGCCGAGGGCGTCGGCGACCTTGGTCGAGGTGACCCAGTAGGTCTGCTTGTCGCCGTCCACGTCGAGCTCGAGCGGGCGGCCGAACTGGACGGAGATGCTGCTGCCGTCCGTGACCTGCTCGTCGAGCCCCGGGGCGACCACGTCGTGCTCGCCGACCGTGATGCCCTCGGCGTCGAGGATGTCACCGACGGTGCTGCCCATGGCGGTCACCTGCTGGGACCTGCCGTCGAGCGAGAGGTTCACGGACTTGCTCATCGCGGTGTACCCGTAGGTCGTTCCGGCGATCGCCAGCAGCACCACGGTCGCGAGGGCGACCAGCAGGGGGCGGCTGTGGAGCAGTCGAGAGGGGGTCAAGCGGGCGGGGGTGGAGTGCTCATTGCTGGGCACGATTCTCCGAACGTCGTACTCCCCGGGCCTCGGGTTGCCAGCGCATGGACCGCGCGTGTCCACCGGTGGGTGAGCACGTGCGACGGGGGTTCAACATCGGTGCCGCCACGGTCCGCGGCGGCACCAGCACTGGTCAGATCGATCCCGATCCCGGCCATCAGTCACAAGACGATAACGATGACCGACGGCCTCGCCAACTCTTCGTGCCCCGGCTCACGGCCGACGTGAGCGGCGTCTCGACGGCAAAGAACCCTCCGGGACGGGCCGCGCACGGCTACCAGGAGCCGCCGAACGCCGCCTCGGTGTTGGCGTCCACGGCCGCGCAGAGCGCCTCCAGGTCGTCCCCGCGGACCTCCGCCATCGCCCGCACGGTGTGCGGGACGAGGTAGGAGGCGTTGGGGCGGCCGCGGTACGGCGTGGGCGTCAGGAACGGCGCGTCGGTCTCGACCAGGACCCGGTCCCGCGGCACGACCAGCAGGGCGTCGCGCAGGGGCTGGGCGTTCTTGAAGGTCACCGTCCCGGCGAAGCTGAGGTGGGCCCCGCGGTCCAGGCACTGCCGCGCGAAGGCCGCGTCGCCCGAGAAGCAGTGCATCACCCACCGGTCCGGCGCACCCTCCTCGTCGAGGACGCGCAGCACCTCCTCGTGGGCGTCCCGGTCGTGGATCACCAGGGTCTTGTCGAGGCGCCTGGCCAGGTCGATGTGCCGGCGGAACGACTCCACCTGGGCGGCCCGGCCGTCCTCGCCGGTGCGGAAGTGATCGAGCCCGGTCTCGCCGATCGCCCGGACCTTGTCGTGGGTGCGTGCCAGCGCCTCGATCTCGGCCATCGCCTCGTCGAGCGTGCCGGCAGCCGCCTGCCGGGGCGCCTCGTTGGGGTGGAGCGCCACCCCCGCGACGAGGGCGTCGTACGTCGCCGCCGCCTCGACCGCCCAGCGGGCGCCGGGCAGGTCGCAGCCGATCTGCACGATGCGCGGGACGCCCACGGCGCTCGCGGCGGCCAGGGCGTCGTCGGTGCTGAACCAGTCGTCGCCGTCGGCGATGTCGAGGTGGCAGTGGTTGTCCACGACCGGGTGCGGCAGCGGCTCGGGCGCCGGGGGCCGCTCACGGTCGCGGCGGCTGCCGGACCTCTCCTCGGTGGCGGCACGGGCCCGGGTGGGGCCGCCGGGTCCCTGCGTCATGCGGAGCGCATCCTCTCGATCGCGGCGGCGGCGAGCGCCGCCGGTGCCTGGGTGGGGATCCAGTGGCTGACGCCCTCGAGCACGACGAGGCGGTAGTCGCCGGACACGCGGGCGGCGGTGAGGTCGACGCCGCGGCGCGCGATCGCGGTGTCGCCGTCGCTCCAGACGAACGTCGTCGGCACGGCGACCCTCGCCCCCAGCCCGGAGCGGTCGGCGAACGGGAGCGCGCGGTACCACGACAGCCCACCGCGGAGGGCGCCGTCCAGCACGATCTCGGTGCGGAAGCGGTCGACCTCGTCGTGAGTCATCCCGGCCCGCCGCAGGTTGCGGTCGAAGCGGCCGCCGGGGCGCCGGGCGGACCACTCGGGGACGCGGGGCAGCTGGAAGAAGAGCATGTACCAGCTGTGCAGCCCCTGGCGTGACGTCGCGGCCGCGCGCACGAAGGCACCCGGATGGGGCACGGAGACGGCCGTGAGGCTCCGCACGAGGTCGGAGCGGTGCGCGGCGAGGTCCCAGGCGACGGCGGCACCCCAGTCGTGGCCGACCAGGTGCACCG includes these proteins:
- a CDS encoding ABC-F family ATP-binding cassette domain-containing protein; the encoded protein is MANLLNLERVSKSYGIRPLLTDVSLGISVGERIGIVGRNGDGKTTLLEVMTGLEAPDTGRVSRTGGVEIGYLHQGDELVDTHSVREAVLGGRDDHEWAADFKMREVVEVLLAGVSLDRPVLGLSGGERRRCSLAALLLGDHDLIVLDEPTNHLDVEAVAWLAEHLRKRPSAMVVVTHDRWFLDEVCQWTWEVHDGTVDAYEGGYASYVLAKAERSRQASASEARRQNLAKKELAWLRRGAPARTAKPKFRIEAANALIEDVPPPRDRMELQKFATQRLGKDVIDVEDVDLKRGERSLLTHATWRLGPGDRVGLVGVNGAGKTSVLSLLAGDLAPSAGKVKHGRTIAMKHLTQQLDDLDPDGRVLPMVESFRRVVKTRDGEITATSMLERFGFTGDKLTTRIGELSGGERRRFQLLLLLLTEPNVLLLDEPTNDLDIDTLNVLEDFLDGWPGTLVVVSHDRYFLERVTDSVWALLGDGQISMLPRGVDEYLERRQAALQAPSPSSSSSASSSSSDGSGGSGGSGSGSSGGSSRPKPGSAEERTARKNVARLDKRLKKIAELEASLNADVLTHAQDYEKVARISAELSALAEEKETLELEWLEAVELLE
- a CDS encoding 4-(cytidine 5'-diphospho)-2-C-methyl-D-erythritol kinase encodes the protein MTAIQLPPSYALTVRAPAKINLHLGVGAPRPDGFHPLTTVYQAVGLYDDLTAADSDTWRIELDAADYIEPTDVPLDGDNIVDRAADLLAAHHGLARLGDVQITKAIPVAGGLAGGSADAAAALVALDRLWAAQTTDEDLLGLAAQLGSDVPFALLGGTALGTGRGELVEPVADPGTWWWVVVPSATGLSTPEVYRHFDRLFPDAPADPPPADVLLAALAAHDPLLLAAALHNDLQAAAFDLRPDLETLIERGESEGALRGMVTGSGPTCVFLCESPDHARSVAGALDDPDHPVILVTNGPVAGAHVVEYV
- a CDS encoding resuscitation-promoting factor is translated as MTPSRLLHSRPLLVALATVVLLAIAGTTYGYTAMSKSVNLSLDGRSQQVTAMGSTVGDILDAEGITVGEHDVVAPGLDEQVTDGSSISVQFGRPLELDVDGDKQTYWVTSTKVADALGEIGRRFAGADLSTSRGGTIDREGLQLSIVTPKKLTFALAGKKPVTRNVTALTVSDALQEMGVELDKHDVTRPARGAEVTDGDKIVFTDVRVVTKKVKGETVDFGTVNQDDASMLEGDTEVVRSGATGLRNVTYRLVFRNGELKVRKVVSQDVLRAPVDELVKVGTKAAPAPTSNYVPGGSVWDAIAACESGGNWAANTGNGYYGGLQFNLGTWRAYGGVSRPDLTSREYQISIAEKVRAASGGYGAWPHCGAGH
- a CDS encoding TatD family hydrolase gives rise to the protein MTQGPGGPTRARAATEERSGSRRDRERPPAPEPLPHPVVDNHCHLDIADGDDWFSTDDALAAASAVGVPRIVQIGCDLPGARWAVEAAATYDALVAGVALHPNEAPRQAAAGTLDEAMAEIEALARTHDKVRAIGETGLDHFRTGEDGRAAQVESFRRHIDLARRLDKTLVIHDRDAHEEVLRVLDEEGAPDRWVMHCFSGDAAFARQCLDRGAHLSFAGTVTFKNAQPLRDALLVVPRDRVLVETDAPFLTPTPYRGRPNASYLVPHTVRAMAEVRGDDLEALCAAVDANTEAAFGGSW
- a CDS encoding alpha/beta fold hydrolase, with the protein product MSDRLTSYDRDGLRFDVRDEGPLDGTPVVLLHGFPERATSWRLVAPLLHEAGYRTYAPDQRGYSPCARPRRRRDHRSAELRADVEALVARIGSPVHLVGHDWGAAVAWDLAAHRSDLVRSLTAVSVPHPGAFVRAAATSRQGLHSWYMLFFQLPRVPEWSARRPGGRFDRNLRRAGMTHDEVDRFRTEIVLDGALRGGLSWYRALPFADRSGLGARVAVPTTFVWSDGDTAIARRGVDLTAARVSGDYRLVVLEGVSHWIPTQAPAALAAAAIERMRSA
- the rsmA gene encoding 16S rRNA (adenine(1518)-N(6)/adenine(1519)-N(6))-dimethyltransferase RsmA, which encodes MSDSSAGPRLLGPAEVRQLAAGLDLRPTKQRGQNFVIDANTVRRIVREAGVTADDVVIEVGPGLGSLTLALLEVAGRVVAVEIDPKLAGLLPDTIASYAPEHVNRFEVVLGDAMRIDAVPGPAPTALVANLPYNVSVPVLIHMLTLLPSLERGLVMVQAEVADRLAAGPGSKVYGVPSVKAAWFADVRRAGSVGRNVFWPAPNVDSGLVAWTRREPPATTATRQEVFTVIDAAFAQRRKALRGALRELAGSSEAATAALEHAGVDPMTRGESLEVTDFARIAEGLAR